The sequence GACTCGCCGCCCGCCTGGCCCATGAACGCGAACGCTACCACGCCGAAAAAAACGACTTCATCCAAACCCTCACCGCCCAAGCTTTCCGCGACTCGCCACCATCGCCGCTCTAACCAACCATCGACTTCCCTTCAAAACAGCACGGAACACGCGGACCACGCGGAAAGAAGATTTCTGTTGTGGCTCCGCCGCCCTCGGCGGAGTCTTCCTTCTTCAATCTGACTACTGACCCCTGGCTTCTTTCCCTCCGCGTGTTCCGCGTGCTCCGTCCCGCTCCCCTCTTCCTGGTTCACCTGACCCCTACCCCCCCTGCCACGGCCAGCGGCCCGTCATCTCCAGCTCGATCGTGAAACTCAAAAACGTCCGGATGCCGACGATGATCGCCAGCACCGCCACGCTCCGCAGCGTCAGCTCGACCGCCACCGTGCGAATGATGTCCGCCGCCACCAGAAACTCCAGCCCCAGCAGAATCCCTCCCGCCAGCCGGTGGCGATACTCGCTGAACAGCGCCCCATGTTCTTCTCGCCGAACCAACCTAACCACCGCATGGGCTGTCGCATACGCGGCGAACAGAACGATCGCAGCCGCCCCGGAAAACTCCAGCGCCGCGGCGCAATACTCAGCGAACGTCTCGACGTGCCCCATCATGATCCAC is a genomic window of Phycisphaerae bacterium containing:
- a CDS encoding DUF1622 domain-containing protein is translated as MMGHVETFAEYCAAALEFSGAAAIVLFAAYATAHAVVRLVRREEHGALFSEYRHRLAGGILLGLEFLVAADIIRTVAVELTLRSVAVLAIIVGIRTFLSFTIELEMTGRWPWQGG